CGGCCTTGGCCAGCGTTTCGGCCCATTCGGCATGTGGCTCGCTCTGCGCGACGATGCCCGCGCCCACCGAGTAGCGAAGCTCGTCACCCACGACCACGGCCGTGCGGATGCCCACGGCCAGTTCGGCGTTACCATGCTCGTCGATCGTGCCGATGGCGCCGCAGTACGGCCCGCGCGGCGAGGGCTCCATTTCATGGATCACCTGCATCGCGCGGACCTTGGGGGCGCCGGTGATCGAGCCGGCGGGCAGTACGGCACGCAATGCGTCGTCGAGCGACAGTTCGTCCCGCAATCGGCCGCTGACGCGTGCGCTTGCCTGCCACACGCCGCCGTGCGTCGGTCCGTGCCGCTCGATCATGCGTGGCTCGTCGACGCGCACGCTGCCGATGGTGCTGACGCGGCCCAGGTCATTACGCATCAGGTCGACGATCATGGCAAGCTCGGCCTGGTCCTTCTGGGCATCGCGGAGATCGGCAAGCCCGGGGTCGGTCGCCGGCCGCGTGCCCTTCATGGGCTCGGTCGTCAGCGTGCGCGTGGCGGCGTCGTAGCGCAGGAGCAATTCCGGGCTGAGGCTCAGCACCGCCCGGCGATGCCCATCGCACAAGGGAGGTAATTCGAGGTAACAGCCAAAGGCCGGCATGGATGTGCGAGCCAGGTCGACGAACAACGCGCGGGGGCTGCCCTCGAATCGGCCCACCAGCGCATGCGTCAGGTTTACCTGATACATGTCGCCCGCATGGATGAGCTCGACCGCGCGCTCCACCGCGCGCTCGTATCCACGACGACCCCACGCGCTTCGCATCGGGCCCAGGCGATATGAGCCGGTCGCCTGCGTCGTTGTGGGCGTGCCGTCCGTGATCGGCAGCCATCCGCCATAACTCCACGCAGCCTCGGGATGCGCCCCGCGACCAGGCATGCCGGGCCCGGGCGCCGTGCTGGTGGGCTCGAGTTCGTGCGCGATCTCGTAGGAAACGAAGCCCGCGAACGATCCCGGTCCGATGGGGCAAAGCGCGTCGTGCGAAACGGGTTGCCACGGTCCGGCCCGGTGCACGAAGGCCTTGTCGGCGCGGACAACGATGGCTATCGGACCTGCATGACCAAGGCCCGGCGTTTCTATGGCACGGCACGCCGAGGCGGCCGAGGTGGAGACGGATTCGGATGGTGCGCTCGTCAAAGGCGAAAAGGTCCTCTAAGATCTGACTCCAAGCGATCGAAAACCTGCCGCCCGGCTTACCAGCGGCAAACCTTCACGCTAGGCAGGCCCGCATCGTGCGATGGGGCCTGGCGAGTATCCAACCAAAAGCCGAGTATAGGACGCGTCGCCGATGGCACCACCCGCAAAGACCTCCAAGCGTCACGCCGCCAAGACCACCAAGAAGGCCCCCACGGTCAAGAAGACCAGGCCCAACGTCGGCGGCAGGCCCCGCGATGCCAAGATGGTGTACTACTTCGGCAAGACCAAGGCCGAAGCCACCAGCGACATGAAGCAACTGGTGGGCGGCAAGGGCGCCAACCTCTCGGAGATGACCTCCATCGGCCTGCCCGTGCCCCCGGGCTTCACCATCACCACCGAGACCTGCGCCAAGTACTACGAGGGCGGCAAGCGCCTGCCCCACGGCCTCATGAACGAGGTCCACCAGAACATGTCGCTGGTCTCCAAGGAGATGGGCCGCGAGTTCGGCAACAAGGACAACCCGCTGCTGGTCTCGGTGCGCTCGGGCGCGGCCGTCAGCATGCCGGGCATGATGGACACCATCCTCAACCTGGGCCTCAACGACGAAGCCGTCGAGGGCCTGGCCAACGTCACCGGCAACCGGCGCTTTGCGTACGACGCGTATCGCCGCCTGATCAACATGTTCGGCGACGTGGTCATGGGCGTGGGCCACGAGGTCTTCGAGAAGGCCTTCGACAAGATCAAGATCAAGTACGAAGCGCGCACCGACAACGACGTGCCCGAGAAGGGCATCGTCGAACTGGCCGAGGCGTACAAGACCGTGTACCGCAAGGCCGTCGGCGACGAGTTCCCTCAGAACCCGAGCAAGCAGCTCGAGCTGGCCATCGAGGCCGTCTTCAAGAGCTGGAACGCCGACCGCGCCATCAGCTATCGCCGCCTGAGCGGCATCACGGGCCTGACCGGCACGGCCGTCAACATCCAGGCCATGGTGTACGGCAACATGGGCGACGACTCGGGCACGGGCGTGGCCTTCACGCGCAACCCCAGCACGGGCGAGAACAAGTTCTACGGCGAGTTCCTCATCAACGCCCAGGGCGAGGACGTGGTCGCGGGCATCCGCACGCCCCAGCCCGTCGAGGAAATGCCCAAGTGGAATGGCAAGGTCTACGACCAGCTCATCAAGATCAAGGGCACGCTCGAAGAGCACTACAAGGACATGCAGGACATCGAGTTCACCATCGAGGGTGGCAAGCTGTTCATGCTCCAGACGCGCACCGGCAAGCGCACCGGCGCCGCGGCCGTCCGCATCGCCTGCGACATGGTGCGCGAGCGCCTGATCACCGAAGAAGAGGCCATCCTTCGCATCCCCGCGGCCGACCTGATCCAACTCCTGCTGCCCAGCTTCGACGAGGGCGCCAAGCCCAAGGGCTCGGTGCTGACCCGCGGCCTGCCTGCCTCGCCCGGCGCGGCGGTCGGTAAGCCAGCGTTCACCGCCGAGGAAGCCGTCGAGCGCACCCACGCGGGCGAAGCGGTCATCCTCGTCCGCAAGGAGACCAGCCCCGAGGACGTCGACGGCATGCACTCGGCCGTGGGCATCCTCACCAGCACCGGCGGCATGACCAGCCACGCGGCGGTGGTCGCCCGTGGCTGGGGCAAGTGCTGCGTGGCGGGCGCGGGCGAAGTCATGATCGACGCCAAGAAGGGTGCCTTCACCGTCGGCGACAAGACCTTCAAGCGCACCGACACGATCTCCATCGACGGCACGACCGGCGAGATCATGCGCGGCGCCATCCCCACCGTCGAGCCCAAGCTGAGCGGCGACTTCGCCAAGATCATGCGATGGGCCGACAAGTACCGCACCCTCCAGGTGCGCACCAATGCCGACACGCCCGAGGATTCCCGTCGCGCCCGCGACTTCGGCGCCCAGGGCATCGGCCTGTGCCGCACCGAACACATGTTCTTCGAGGGCGAGCGCATCATGGCGATGCGCGAGATGATCCTCGCCGAGCACAAGGAAGACCGCGAGCGCGCCCTGGCCAAGCTGCTGCCCTACCAGCGCGACGACTTCATCGGCATCTTCACCGCCATGAAGGGCCTGCCGGTCACCATCCGCCTGCTGGATCCGCCGCTGCACGAGTTCCTGCCCCACGAGCCGGGCACGATCAAGGAAGTCGCCAAGGCCCTGGGCGTGCCGGCCAAGAAGGTCGAGCAACGCGTCTCGCAGCTGCACGAGAGCAACCCGATGCTGGGCCACCGCGGCTGCCGCCTTGCGGTCACGTATCCCGAAATCCTGGTCATGCAGGTGCGGGCCATCGTCGAGGCCATGATCAACTGCCAGCACAACAAGATCAAGGCCATGCCCGAGATCATGATCCCGCTGGTGGGCGTCGCCAAGGAACTGGGCGTGCTGCGCAAGCTCGTCGAGCAGACCATCCACGACGTACGGGCCGAGAACGACATCAAGAGCGCCCTCAACATCAAGATCGGCACCATGATCGAGGTGCCCCGCGCCGCCATCACCGCCGACAAGATCGCCGAGTTCGCCGACTTCTTCAGCTTCGGCACCAACGACCTCACCCAGATGACCTTTGGCTACAGCCGCGACGATTCGGCCACCTTCCTGCCCGAGTACGTGGGCCAGGAGATCCTGCCGGCCGATCCGTTCCAGCAGCTCGATCCTGACGGCGTGGGCGAACTGGTCAAGATGGCCATCGAGAAGGGTCGCGACGCCAACGATCAGATCAAGATCGGCGTCTGCGGCGAGCACGGCGGCGACCCTACTAGCGTGCACTTCTGCCACGCCGCCGGCCTTGACTACGTGAGTTGCTCGCCCTTCCGTGTGCCCATCGCTCGCTTGGCCGCCGCCCAGGCCGCGCTGATGCATGGCACCAAGTAAGCAGCAATCCAACACCAATGAACAACGCCCGCGACCGATCAGGCCGCGGGCGTTTTCGTTTGTGAGTCAGGGGATGAAGGCGGAGTTACTTGGGCCTGTTGCCGCCGCCCTGGTTTCCACCCTGGTTGCCGCTGGGCTTATTGCCACCTTGGTTGCCACTTTGGTTTCCACCCTGTTCGGTGGACTGGTTGCCACCGGACTGGTTGCCCTGCTGCATCGTCGTGGTGGTCGTCATGCCGCCCTCGAACTCGCCGTCGAGCGCCTTCTGCACGGCCTCGGCGATGCTGCTCTTGAAGGTCTCTTCGTTGTACTCGGACATCGTGAAGACCAGCTTGCCGTCCTTGGTGACGACGAACACCGTCGGGAAGCTGCTGACCGCATAGTCGAGCGCGACCGCGTCGGCCTCGGTCACCAGCGGATACGTCGCATCGCTGGCCTTCCACGCGTCGATGCCCGCCTTCACGCGGCCGCGCTCGCGCCAGGTCATGCTCAGCACCTTCACCGGCTCGTCGGCGAACTGCTCGGCGATCTCCTGGATGGCGCCGCGCGAGTCCTTCGACGTGCTCGACCAGCCCGTCCAGAAGTCGAGCACCACCACGTTGCCCTCGAGATCCTGCAGGCTGACCTCCTCGCCCTTGCCCGGTCCCTCGGCAATGGTCACCGTGAAGGGCTTGGCCGAGGGATAGCTGGGCTTGGGCGCGCCCGAGGTCACGCCCTGCGTGCCGCGACGCACGGTCGTGTTGATCGCGTAGCCCTCGGGCCGCTCGATCGTGAAGATGTCTTCGGGCAGTTCCTGGTCGATCGCGATGTTCGTGATCGTGTAGGTCTGCATGTTGTCGGCGCCCAGCCGCGTGTGCTTGCGGCGCGGCAGGTCGGTCTCCTGGCTGATCGACCAGCGGACGACTTGCCGCTGATCGCCATAGGCCACTTCGACCACGTCGCACACGTCGCCCTCGACGGTGTCTCCGCCGATGTCGAGCGTCAGCGTCACTTCGGGCAGGGTCAACTCGCGCTCGAAGGGCTTGGCGTCAGCAAACTCGCCGATCCAGCCGGTCTGCGCAACGGTGATGCTGCGGTGCCGAGCGGCACGGTGGTATCGCTCGTAGACGGTGCGCAGGTCGTGGGCGATGTAGGTGACGTTCGGGCCATCGCGGACCACGTCGAATTCGACCGTCTCGGTCTCGCCGGTGGCGGGATTGCGCACCTTGGTGGAGCCCTGACGGCGGTGGTTCCACTCGGCGGCCTCACCCTCGCCGACCTTCTCCATCCAGACGATGCTATCCAGGGCTTCGATCATGCCCAGCAGCGGGCCCTCGCTCTCGACCGTGCCAACGTACTGCAGCGTCTTGAGCTTGCCGATGGCATCGCGCGATTCTTCCAGCCGCTGGCGGGCGACCTCGCCCTCCTGGGCCATCGCCGGCGAAACCATGCAGACCGTCGCCGCCATCACGCCGGCGCCCAACACCCAGCGACTTGCCGGGACAAACTGACCTGTGCGACCGAGCATCCTCGTGCCTCCTTCGAATCGGTTCCCAGAATCCGGCCTCGCGCCCGGGGCCCTCCCCGTTTGGCGCCGCGTCGGGCGGGCCGGCCCACCGGCTCTCAGCGATGCGCCAGCCGGGCACATCCCGCCAACCCCTGTCGGTTGGCCACGATCCTATCTGCTGCCAGCCCGCACTACGACGATCCGGCCCGCGAGGGTCGCGCCGGCAAGTGTCATTATAGGACCCAAGCCGATCCTCGAAGCCCTCCCGCCGCGTCGTGTATCATCCATTGGAACACGAAACCAGAGCCGGAGGCACACCATGCGAGGGGACATCGAGTACAGCACCGTGATCGACAGCGACGAGGCCCGCCTCGCCCAGGCCGCCGCCGACAAGGCGCCCTTCCAGCCCTCCAGCGAGATCGACACCTCCAAGTTCTTCATCACCCAGAACATGGACCTGTACACCCAGGAGAACCATGAGGTCTGGCGAACCCTCTACCACGAGCGGATGAAGACCCTCGACGAGCAGGCCTCCACCGTCTTCCTCGAGGGCATGCGCGCCATCGGCCTGCCCGGCGACAGCGTGCCCGAGGTCGCCGCCATCAACGCCAACCTCGCCCAGCGCACCGGCTGGCAGAGCCGGCCCGTTCCCGGATACCTGCCCGCCAAGGCCTTCTTTGCCTGCCTGGCCAACCGCGAGTTCCCCACCACCATCACCATGCGGCCCAAGCGCCTCATGCACTACCTGCCCGAGCCGGACATCTTCCACGACATCTTCGGCCACGTGCCCCTGCACGCCGACGACGTCTTCGCCGAGTTCCTCCAGACCTACGGCAAGGCCGCCCTGCACTGCGAGGACCCCTACCACATCGAGCGGCTGGGCCGCCTGTTCTGGTTCACCGTCGAGTTCGGGCTCATCAAGGAAGACGGCCGCACCAAGCTTTACGGCAGCGGGCTGATCAGCAGCCTGGGCGAGAGCGAGCACGCCCTGCACAGCAAGAACGTCGACCGCCGCCCCTTCGACATGGACCGCGTCTGCGAGACCCCCTTCGAGATCGACCACTACCAGCCGATCCTCTACGTGCTGGACAGCTTCGAGCAACTCCGCGACGGGATGAACAAGTACGCCGAGCGGGTGATGAACGCGCGGAAGTCGAGTGCGGCGTAGAAAGGTAGCAAGCGAGCTACCGACGAGTCCCGATTTCCCTCGTGAACCCGGTGCATCACTCCGCGAAGCGATCCTGGATCACACGCTCTCGTGCGCAATCCTCTTGGGAGTCGCGATGGGCGTGCTCGCATGTACCGTGGGGTTTGCATCGTCTCGACTACTTAACGGCGGACAACACTTCTGGCTGACGGCCGGGATCAGTTTGGTCGCGGCTGTCGGCCTTGGGGTTGTGTCTCTCCGACGATTCACGCAGACAATCGAACCACTGCAGACCGGGCTCCACGGTGAACGTGCAGTGTCTCTTGTGCTCAGAGACCTGGAGCGGCAGGGCTACTCCGTTTTTCACGACGTTCCATCATTAAGGCGGCCGAACGAGGCCAACTTGGATCATGTGGTCATCGGCCCAACAGGCGTCTTTGCGATTGAAACGAAGACCATTCGTAAACGGGGGCGTCAATACACCCTCGAGTTCTGCAACGACCAGATCAGCATCAACGACCATCCTCTTTGCTCCGATCCCATCGGACAAGCACGGGCCGTTGCCGACGATCTGGCCTACATTTTGGATCGCTTCGCAGGTCGCAAATGTGCAGTCCAGCCAGTAGTCGCGATACCAGGTTGGTTTGTCCGGGCTGACAAGACGCCTTGGCAGCAACCCGTTTGGGTGGTGAACCACAATGCACTGGTAACTTTGATCACCAGTCCGCACAGACCCAGACTTCCGAACGGCCTGGACCGACAACTCGCCGGTGCGCTTCAAACCCACATCAGGGCCGCTGCTGCTGCCGAGCAATAGGGTTCAACACCCCGCCGCAAACGCATTCTGAAACGCCAGGAAATCAAACAGCGTCAGCTCCCCGTCCCCATCGAAATCCGCCGCCGGGTCGCCCGCGTCGAACAGGTTCTGGAATTCAAGGAAATCGAAGATCGTCAGTTCGCCATCGCCGTCGATGTCCGCACGGCACACCGGGGCACAGTCGTCCTGGATCACCGCCAGCCCCTGCACGGCCTGCGCCGGACTGATCAGGCCCAGATCGGTCAACTCCAGCCGGCCCAGGTCCACGCGGTAGAAGTTCCCGCTGACTGACACGCTCAGGTACAGCGCCCGTTCGGCACGGTCGAACGCCAGCCCGCGCCAGTTGCGGCTCGGCAGCACCAGCGGCAACTCGGTCACCTCGGCCGTGTCGGGATCGATCGTCACGATGCGCGCCGTCAACGCGCTCACGCCATAGAGCGTGTTGGTGTCGCAATCGAAGGCCAGCCCCTCCACTTCGTTGGCACCCACCAGCACGCCGACGATGCTCGACGTGCCGCTCGTCGGATCGACGGTGTACAGACGGTTGTTGTTGTTGTCGCTCACGTAGATCACGTCGCGGCCGGGGTCATAGGCCAGCCCGTTGGCGTTGCTCGCGCCCGACACGGCGGCCAGGAACAACGTCGCGCCCGTATCGGGGTCGATCGTGTACACCGAATTGAAGCCAGCATCGACCGCGTACAGCGTGTTCCGTCCCGCGTCGTAGGCCAGCCCCTGCGGCTGCACGCCCACGGGCGCACGCGAGGTCGTCGCGCCGCTGGTCCGGCTCATCTCGACCAGTTCGTTCGGTCGGAGATTCCCACCGATAATCGTGCCGTCCTGCCCTTGCACGCCTGTGGCCGCCAGGGTCACCACGATCGCCACGCTCTTGAACATGTCTCGCTCCTCTTCAAACGTACCGAAGTTGGCCCCCTTTCGATTAACTCCCGTCGCGCCGCTTGCGTTACCCCAATAGGTGAGTCGCCAGGCCAAACAAAAACGACACCCCGCCCTCCCCAGGCGCGGGGTGCCGCTCTCTCAGAGGTAAGGACTCCGAGGTTGTTGGTGCAGCCTTGCTCAGCCGATCGCGTCGGCCACGGCCTGGCGGATCGCCATCGAGCCTCGAGCCACGGCGTTGCGGATGTCCTCGCGGAAGCCCTCGGCCGCGCCGCGAACACGCATAATCAGGTCACGCTCGGCTTCCAGACGGATAAGCAGGTGCACGCAGTGACGCTCGATGTTCGCGATGCGCGCCGCCCCGAAGCGACCGATCAGCCGAACGCGGTTGATGCCGGCATCGCCCGCACGGATGATGACGCGGTCGGGCGCGCCGTCGGCATCGAGTTGGGCAATGCGGTCGACCGCGGCGCCGGTGGTGTCGGCAATGGCGCCGACGGTGCGGTCCCGGGCGTCCTCCATCGCCGCCACGCAACGGGCAGCGACGTCCGCCGGGTCGGGCGGGGTCATCTGGCCGAACACGCTGGTGGCCGTCACCAGACAGGCCGCCAGCCACGACACGAGAGTCAGATTCCTGATCATCGTTCACGCTCCTCTGGGCTTGGATGTTCCGCTGGCCGCGCCTCCACGACGCGGCCCTCACCGGGCCAACGCACGCCGTGCACCGCTATTGCCAACGCACGCCAGATCGAGCCAATACCCTCACCGCGTGCCGACCTACCGCCTCACCATCGCCTACGACGGCACCGACTTCTGCGGCTGGCAGAAGCAGGAGCCACCGGCCCCCAGGCCCGATCAGCCCCCGGCCACGGGCGCGGCCATCCACCACGTCGATCCGTCGCTGCCCGCCCCGCCCGGCCGGGTCGCCCTGCGGACCGTCCAGGCCGTGGTCGAACAGGCCGTCCGGCAGGTCGTCCGCGAACCCATCATCCTCACCGGCGCCAGCCGCACCGATGCCGGCGTCCACGCCCGCGGCCAGGTTGCCTCGTTTACCTGTTCAGACGGAACCGACCCCGCCCGCCACGGCGGCGGCTGGCCCACCGAGCGCGGCGTCGAGCCCCTGGTGCGGGCCCTCAACGGTCGCCTGCCCGCGGACGTCCTCATAACGAAAGCCCAGCCCACGCACGAACGCTTCAACCCCATCGGCGACGCCGAGCGCAAGGCCTACTCCTACACCTTCCACGACCACCATCAACGCCCGCTGTTTGACCGCAGCTTCGTCACCCACACCCACCACACGCTCGACGCCGCCCGCATGGCCCAGGCCGCCAGGCACCTGGTGGGCGAGCACGACTTCGCGGCCTTCACGCAACTCAACCACGATCGCCAGAGCACCGTGCGCACTATTTACGACCTCACCGTCGAGCGCACCGCCGAGCACCGCGTCCGCTTCACGGTCACGGGCAGTGGCTTCCTCTACAACATGGTCCGCATCATCGCCGGCACGCTGCACGAGGTCGGCCGCGGGCGAATCGAAGCCGAAGACATCCCCCGGATCCTTAACAGCACCGACCGCCGCCAGGCCGGCCCTACCGCCGCGCCCGACGGGCTGTGCCTGGAGTGGATTCGCTACGCGGGCGATTCATCGCGCGAATCCCGTGAGTAGCCGCGACCGACGTCGCTCCCGAACTGTGGGGCACGCAAGACCCCGCACGAACGAAGCCGGGAAACGCAACAGTCAGAGAAGTCCCGAAATCGCTGCGTCGTCCACCCCCGCAATACGCATAGGAGGGGGAAAGGCCGCCGCAGAATAGTGGAACCGTGCTCACGGTTCGCCGAATAGCAGGGTGAGGGAAAAAGAGAGATCCCCTCAAGGCCGGTTCAGGCCGAACCCGATCGGGGCTCGAACGAGCCGACAACCACACCACACCAGGCGTGGCCAGCGTCCGGACTCATCCCCCGGACCCTGGCCACGCCTTCTTGTGTCAAGATTTGAGTCCGATCCATCGACGCTATCGGCGTGTGTCTTCTTCCTCGTCATCGCCGAACACGAACACCTCCGCGTCCTCGAAGACCTCGCCCTCGATGGCATCGTCGTCGACGAACTGCCCACCCTGGTCATCTTCGCCGGGAATGCGGAACAGGCTCTCGATTTCCTCGGGCGTCAGTTCCAGGTCCTCGCCGCGATCGAACGCGCTGGTATCGATCATGCCCTTCTTGTCGCGCTTCTCCTGCTCCTCGCGCCGCTTGTCGAATTGCTTGCGGCTGCGCACGAACACGCGAAAGGGAACCTCGTCGAACGGCGCCTGCTCGCGCAGCCGGTTCATCAGGTACCGCATGTAGTTGGGCGTGAACAGCTTTGGCTCGTTGACCACCATCGCGATCGTCGGCGGAGCCGTGCCCACCTGCGCCACGTAGAACACCCGCGCCAGCGTCCCGAGCTTGTTACTCGGCCCCCGCTTCTCGAGGATGCCGCGCACCAGCCGGTTCAGCGCCCCCGTCGACACACGCTCGTGGGCCTGCTTCTTCAGATCGAACGCCAGGTCGAGCACGCCGTCGACGTTCAGCCCCTCCTTGGCGCTCAAGAGCGCGATGGGCGCAAACGGCAGCCCCTTGAACCCCTCGCGCACATACTTCTCGTACCGCTCGGGCGTCACGGGCCGGCCCTTGTCGTCGGTCTGCCCCTCGGCCAGGTCCCACTTGTTCACGCCGATGATCGTTGGCTTGAATGCGTTCTGGCAAAGCATGGCCAGTTGCTGATCCACCTGGCTGGTCGGCTCGGTCGCGTCGACCATGAGCAGTACCACATCGGCCCGGTCCACCGCTCGCTGCACACGGTCATACGCGAACCACTCCACGCGGCCCTGGAAGCTCTTCTTCCGTCGCATGCCCGCCGTGTCGATCACGATGATCCGCTTGCCGTCCTTCTCGACCAGCACGTCGATCGCATCGCGCGTCGTGCCGGCGATCTCCGAGACGATCACCCGCTCGGCCCCCGCCAGGGCGTTCACCAGCGTGCTCTTGCCCGCGTTGCGCTTGCCGATGACCGCGATGGACAGGTCCGCCGGAGGCGTGCTGGCCGTCTCGTCTTCGGCCGGCAGCAGCTCATAGAGCCGGTCGCTCAGGTCGCGCCGCATGTAGTTGTTCTTGGCGCTGCACATCAGAGGCTCGCCAAAGCCCAGGGCGCTCATCTCGTAGGCGTGGGTCTCCCACTTTGGCCCGTCCACCTTCGTGGCCACCACGTGCACCGGGGCCCGCTTTCCCAGGCTCGGGTCCAGCGTCGCCAGGTGGGCACGGTCCTTCCGCCCCAGCTTCTGCTCGCGCAGCAGGCGGGCGATCTCCTCGTCTCTGGGCGTCAGCCCCGCCTGCACGTCCACGCAGAACAGGATGAGGTCGGCATTAGCGACGGCCGCCTCGATCTGCCCCTCCACGTCGTCGGTCAGGGTCGAAAGATCGGCCCCCACCTCGTCGTACCGGCCGCCTTCGGCCACGTAGACCCCATAACCGCCCGTGTCGGTCAGCTCCACGGCCCGGCTGGGCTTCCCCTCGCTGTGCTCCAGATCGATGATCTTCGTCACGCGGTCGCGCGTCACCCCCGGCAGATCGTCGACGATCGACACCTTGGAGTGGGCCAGCATGTTCATCAGCGAGCTCTTGCCCACGTTGGGCCGGCCCACGATCGCGATCCGTGGTATAGGCATAGGTCCAATCGTACGCCGGCCGACCACCGACCCCGGGCCGGAACAGCCATCCCGGCCGCCGATCACCCCCTACCATCGCCCGCTATGGAGAACCTCACCCCCGGCGCCAAGGTGCGTATTACCCAGCAGTTCCCCCGCATGAGCGGCACGATGGTCTCCACCATCGAGGGCGTCGTCGTCCGCGTCGGACAGGAAAAGTCCGGCTCGTGGTTCGCCCACACCCGAGACAACAAGGTCTGGATCGACCGCGTCGAACTGCGAAAAAAGGACGGCGAACTCGTCGTCCTCAATCTTGACCGCTTCTCGGCCGTCGAAATCCTCGAAGAGCCCAAGGCCGAAACGACGGGCTGAGCTCCCACCCACGGGCGGGCGCCATGTCCCACGACCACCACCACGAAATCGAACAGATGGGCGACGGCCCCCTCATCTGGGCGGTCGTCATCAACGTGCTGCTCACCGTCGTCGAGATCATCGCCGGCGTCTTCTCGGGCAGCCTCGCCCTGATCGCCGACGGCCTTCATAACCTCGCCGACGCCGGCTCGCTGGTCGTCGCCCTGGTGGGCCGCCGCATCGCCAAGAAGCCCGCCGACGAGCGCAATACCTTCGGCTACAAGCGAGCCGACATCGTCGGGGCCCAGGCAAACCTCATCCTGCTCGTCGTCACCGCGGGCTTCCTCATCCTCGAGGGCATCCAGCGGCTGCTCAACCCAGAGCCGGTCATCGGCCTGGTCATCATGATCGTCGCCGGCATCGCGCTGGTCATCGACCTGGTAAGTGCCTGGCTGACGGCCAAGCTCGCCGGCGAAAGCCTGGGCACGCGCGCCGCGATGATACATAAGCTGGCCGACGCCGCCAGCAGCGTGGGCGCCATCCTGGCCGGCGCGCTGGTCTACTTCTTCGATTGGTTCTGGGTCGATCCCATGATCGCCTTCATGATCGCCGCCTACATGGTCGTGCAGGCCTTCAAGATGTCGGGCCACACCACGCGCATCCTCATGCAGGGCGTGCCGCACGAGCTCGACCTGCGGGCCGTCGCCGACGATCTGGCCACCATCGACTACGTGCAGGACATCCATCACCTCCACATCTGGGCGCTCGACCCCCAGACCATCCTCCTCGAGGCCCACGTCGTCACCGATCGCACGAAGCTGGCCGACATCGAGCCCATCAAGCACGCCATCCGCCAGCGCTGCCGGGCCAACTGGAACATCCTCCACACCACCCTTGAGTTCGAAACCGTCGCCACCGCCCAGCGAGAGGCGGCCGAGGATGAAGACCAGGTCAACCTGATTCCCAAGCACTGAGGCCACATCGCCGCGGCCGTGCGCGCCGCATGGCGCGATGACCGGCCACGAACGCCCAGAATCGAAATCCATCAGAGCCCGATATTTTCCGGGCCGAACCCGCACGATGGGCCGTTCTTACAACCGCCCCGGCGCGCCGCCATCCGTCCGACCGCCCGTTGGGTGAAGGCCCCCCGAGTTCACGGGGCCACCACCCAACGCCCTTGTCCAAGGGAGGTCACCGTGGCGTTCAATCTCGCACCCTTCACCGACACCACCCTCTCGCCGCAGGCCCTCGAGATCATCCTCGCAGAGCACGAGCGCGACGTCGCGCCGCGGCTGCGCTGGCTCTGGGGCTACTTCCGAAACGAGCCAACCCGCCCCGGAGGCGAACTCCCGCAAGCCGCCGGCCTACCACCCCGCCTTCGCGGCGCGTGGGATCCGTGGTCGGACGACCGCATGGTCGACGCCGCCGCCAGCGAGGTCGTCATCGAGAACGACATCGCCTGGCGAATCCACACCATGGTCGACTTCATGCTGCCAGAGCCGCTCGTGCTGCT
This window of the Phycisphaerales bacterium genome carries:
- a CDS encoding anthranilate synthase component I family protein, yielding MRSAWGRRGYERAVERAVELIHAGDMYQVNLTHALVGRFEGSPRALFVDLARTSMPAFGCYLELPPLCDGHRRAVLSLSPELLLRYDAATRTLTTEPMKGTRPATDPGLADLRDAQKDQAELAMIVDLMRNDLGRVSTIGSVRVDEPRMIERHGPTHGGVWQASARVSGRLRDELSLDDALRAVLPAGSITGAPKVRAMQVIHEMEPSPRGPYCGAIGTIDEHGNAELAVGIRTAVVVGDELRYSVGAGIVAQSEPHAEWAETLAKAGPLRAIGATIEDDAS
- the ppdK gene encoding pyruvate, phosphate dikinase; translation: MAPPAKTSKRHAAKTTKKAPTVKKTRPNVGGRPRDAKMVYYFGKTKAEATSDMKQLVGGKGANLSEMTSIGLPVPPGFTITTETCAKYYEGGKRLPHGLMNEVHQNMSLVSKEMGREFGNKDNPLLVSVRSGAAVSMPGMMDTILNLGLNDEAVEGLANVTGNRRFAYDAYRRLINMFGDVVMGVGHEVFEKAFDKIKIKYEARTDNDVPEKGIVELAEAYKTVYRKAVGDEFPQNPSKQLELAIEAVFKSWNADRAISYRRLSGITGLTGTAVNIQAMVYGNMGDDSGTGVAFTRNPSTGENKFYGEFLINAQGEDVVAGIRTPQPVEEMPKWNGKVYDQLIKIKGTLEEHYKDMQDIEFTIEGGKLFMLQTRTGKRTGAAAVRIACDMVRERLITEEEAILRIPAADLIQLLLPSFDEGAKPKGSVLTRGLPASPGAAVGKPAFTAEEAVERTHAGEAVILVRKETSPEDVDGMHSAVGILTSTGGMTSHAAVVARGWGKCCVAGAGEVMIDAKKGAFTVGDKTFKRTDTISIDGTTGEIMRGAIPTVEPKLSGDFAKIMRWADKYRTLQVRTNADTPEDSRRARDFGAQGIGLCRTEHMFFEGERIMAMREMILAEHKEDRERALAKLLPYQRDDFIGIFTAMKGLPVTIRLLDPPLHEFLPHEPGTIKEVAKALGVPAKKVEQRVSQLHESNPMLGHRGCRLAVTYPEILVMQVRAIVEAMINCQHNKIKAMPEIMIPLVGVAKELGVLRKLVEQTIHDVRAENDIKSALNIKIGTMIEVPRAAITADKIAEFADFFSFGTNDLTQMTFGYSRDDSATFLPEYVGQEILPADPFQQLDPDGVGELVKMAIEKGRDANDQIKIGVCGEHGGDPTSVHFCHAAGLDYVSCSPFRVPIARLAAAQAALMHGTK
- a CDS encoding redoxin domain-containing protein → MLGRTGQFVPASRWVLGAGVMAATVCMVSPAMAQEGEVARQRLEESRDAIGKLKTLQYVGTVESEGPLLGMIEALDSIVWMEKVGEGEAAEWNHRRQGSTKVRNPATGETETVEFDVVRDGPNVTYIAHDLRTVYERYHRAARHRSITVAQTGWIGEFADAKPFERELTLPEVTLTLDIGGDTVEGDVCDVVEVAYGDQRQVVRWSISQETDLPRRKHTRLGADNMQTYTITNIAIDQELPEDIFTIERPEGYAINTTVRRGTQGVTSGAPKPSYPSAKPFTVTIAEGPGKGEEVSLQDLEGNVVVLDFWTGWSSTSKDSRGAIQEIAEQFADEPVKVLSMTWRERGRVKAGIDAWKASDATYPLVTEADAVALDYAVSSFPTVFVVTKDGKLVFTMSEYNEETFKSSIAEAVQKALDGEFEGGMTTTTTMQQGNQSGGNQSTEQGGNQSGNQGGNKPSGNQGGNQGGGNRPK
- a CDS encoding phenylalanine 4-monooxygenase, which codes for MRGDIEYSTVIDSDEARLAQAAADKAPFQPSSEIDTSKFFITQNMDLYTQENHEVWRTLYHERMKTLDEQASTVFLEGMRAIGLPGDSVPEVAAINANLAQRTGWQSRPVPGYLPAKAFFACLANREFPTTITMRPKRLMHYLPEPDIFHDIFGHVPLHADDVFAEFLQTYGKAALHCEDPYHIERLGRLFWFTVEFGLIKEDGRTKLYGSGLISSLGESEHALHSKNVDRRPFDMDRVCETPFEIDHYQPILYVLDSFEQLRDGMNKYAERVMNARKSSAA